The following are encoded together in the Paraburkholderia sp. BL10I2N1 genome:
- a CDS encoding alpha/beta hydrolase: protein MSDKINDRRRGFLGTAAMALAAAQFGMIGLAQAQSSTTKLAAVPPIKPGTNTSFGPLKQIDAGLLNVGYAEAGPANGPVVILLHGWPYDIHSYVDVAPLLASAGYRVIVPHLRGYGTTRFRSDTTVRNGQQAVVAVDIIALMDALRIDKAILGGYDWGGRTACIMAALWPERCKALVAVSGYLIGNQEAGKIPLPPKAEHDWWYQFYFTTERGRAGYEKYRRDFAKLIWQLASPTWHFDDATFDRSATAFDNPDHVSIVIHNYRWRQSLAAGEPQYDDLERRLAAGPVITVPTITLEGDANGAPHPEPASYARKFSGKYEHRLITGGIGHNLPQEAPQAFAQAIIDVASR, encoded by the coding sequence ATGTCGGACAAGATCAACGATCGTCGTCGCGGTTTCCTCGGCACTGCCGCCATGGCCCTGGCGGCCGCCCAGTTCGGCATGATCGGCCTTGCACAAGCACAATCCAGCACGACGAAACTGGCAGCCGTGCCGCCGATCAAGCCGGGAACCAACACGTCGTTCGGTCCGCTGAAGCAGATCGATGCCGGTCTTCTGAACGTGGGATACGCCGAGGCTGGCCCAGCCAATGGCCCCGTGGTCATCCTTCTACACGGCTGGCCCTACGACATCCACAGCTACGTCGATGTTGCGCCTCTGCTGGCGTCAGCCGGCTACCGGGTGATCGTCCCGCATCTGCGCGGCTATGGCACGACGCGTTTTCGTTCGGATACGACAGTCCGGAATGGCCAGCAGGCGGTCGTCGCGGTCGACATCATCGCGCTCATGGATGCGCTCAGGATCGACAAGGCAATTCTTGGCGGCTATGACTGGGGAGGCCGCACCGCCTGCATCATGGCGGCGCTCTGGCCGGAGCGCTGCAAGGCTCTCGTCGCCGTGAGCGGCTATCTGATCGGCAACCAGGAAGCGGGCAAGATACCGCTGCCACCGAAGGCGGAACACGACTGGTGGTACCAGTTCTACTTCACTACCGAGCGCGGCCGCGCGGGCTACGAAAAGTACCGGCGCGATTTTGCGAAACTCATCTGGCAGCTCGCTTCGCCGACGTGGCATTTCGACGACGCCACGTTCGATCGCAGCGCAACGGCCTTCGACAATCCGGACCACGTCAGCATCGTGATCCATAACTACCGCTGGCGACAGAGTCTGGCTGCAGGCGAGCCGCAGTACGACGATCTGGAAAGGCGGCTAGCGGCTGGTCCGGTCATCACCGTGCCCACCATCACCCTTGAAGGGGATGCGAATGGCGCACCGCATCCGGAACCCGCATCCTACGCCAGGAAATTCTCCGGCAAATACGAGCACCGGCTCATTACCGGCGGCATCGGCCACAACCTGCCCCAGGAAGCCCCCCAGGCCTTCGCCCAGGCGATCATTGACGTAGCCAGCCGCTGA
- a CDS encoding thioredoxin family protein, which produces MLSRLKTLAAVVVVSATAAAGAIAIGAAGTTAFAAPLKNGGPAPEFTGIDTWLNSDPLTMQQLRGKVVLVDFWTYTCINCINTLPYVKGWNQKYKDQGLAVIGVHTPEYPFERNTDNVKTAIKRFGIGYPVAQDNRYATWRAYDNQYWPAVYLINRQGQVVYSHFGEGDYAETEAKIQSLLAQKE; this is translated from the coding sequence ATGCTCTCCCGACTCAAAACCCTGGCCGCCGTGGTTGTCGTTTCCGCGACTGCCGCTGCCGGCGCCATCGCCATCGGAGCCGCCGGCACCACCGCGTTCGCAGCCCCGCTGAAGAACGGCGGACCCGCACCGGAATTCACCGGCATCGACACGTGGCTCAACAGCGATCCGTTGACCATGCAGCAGTTGCGGGGCAAGGTCGTGCTGGTCGACTTCTGGACCTACACGTGTATTAACTGCATCAATACGCTGCCTTACGTCAAGGGCTGGAATCAGAAATACAAGGACCAGGGGCTCGCCGTAATAGGCGTACACACGCCCGAGTACCCGTTCGAGCGCAACACCGACAACGTCAAAACGGCCATCAAGCGCTTCGGCATCGGTTATCCAGTGGCGCAGGACAACCGGTACGCGACGTGGCGCGCCTATGACAACCAGTACTGGCCGGCTGTCTACCTGATCAACAGGCAGGGACAGGTGGTCTACAGTCACTTCGGCGAGGGCGACTATGCAGAGACCGAGGCGAAGATCCAGAGCTTGCTGGCGCAGAAGGAATAA